A single window of Gemmatimonadaceae bacterium DNA harbors:
- the nhaA gene encoding Na+/H+ antiporter NhaA, with protein sequence MSQPPPRASARTALRARLVAPFAEFARTGALGGIALMATTIVALVWANSPWAATYHQLWEVQLAIGPADSPMRMSLHHWINDGLMAVFFLVVGLEIKRELLVGELASPRQAALPIAGALGGMIVPALLYTALNAGGPGAHGWGVPMATDIAFALGIMTILGPRVPVGLKVFLTALAIVDDLGAVLVIALFYTSALNGAALAGAGLTFAVLVALNRARVMAIWPYLAFGVVLWYFVLQSGVHATIAGVLLAMTVPAFATMGSSAFSAQARSLLDDFDRHETGDGRVITNRGQQDAMFALDLAASRANAPLLRIEHALNSVVSYGLMPLFALANAGVTLGAVGQALRTPVTWGVILGLFIGKVVGISVFAWIGTRLRLAALPAGVTWRHMRGAAMVGGIGFTMSLFIAGLAYDSADLNEDAKIGILIASTLSGVAGYLMLRRQRA encoded by the coding sequence ATGAGCCAGCCGCCCCCTCGGGCATCGGCACGGACCGCGCTCCGAGCGCGTCTCGTGGCGCCCTTCGCCGAATTTGCCCGCACCGGTGCCCTGGGCGGCATCGCGCTCATGGCCACCACCATCGTCGCCCTCGTCTGGGCCAACTCCCCGTGGGCCGCCACCTACCACCAATTGTGGGAGGTCCAACTTGCCATCGGACCGGCCGACAGCCCGATGCGCATGTCGCTCCACCATTGGATCAATGACGGCCTCATGGCCGTGTTCTTCCTGGTGGTTGGGCTCGAGATCAAACGCGAACTCCTGGTCGGCGAACTGGCATCGCCTCGTCAGGCGGCGCTCCCGATCGCCGGGGCACTCGGCGGGATGATCGTGCCGGCATTGCTCTACACAGCCCTCAATGCCGGCGGGCCGGGTGCTCACGGCTGGGGCGTGCCCATGGCGACCGACATTGCCTTCGCGCTCGGCATCATGACGATCCTCGGACCGCGCGTTCCGGTCGGGCTCAAGGTCTTTCTCACCGCGCTCGCCATCGTCGACGACCTGGGCGCGGTGCTCGTCATCGCGCTGTTCTATACCTCAGCGCTGAATGGCGCGGCGCTGGCAGGTGCGGGCCTCACGTTCGCGGTGCTCGTCGCGTTGAACCGCGCACGCGTGATGGCGATCTGGCCATACCTCGCCTTCGGTGTGGTGCTCTGGTACTTCGTCCTGCAATCCGGCGTCCACGCGACGATAGCCGGCGTGCTCCTCGCGATGACGGTGCCCGCGTTCGCCACCATGGGTTCTTCGGCATTTTCGGCGCAGGCGCGTTCGCTGCTCGACGACTTCGATCGACACGAGACCGGCGATGGGCGTGTCATCACCAACCGAGGGCAGCAGGACGCGATGTTCGCACTCGACCTGGCCGCCTCTCGGGCGAATGCACCGCTCCTCCGCATCGAGCACGCCCTGAACAGCGTGGTGTCGTACGGCCTCATGCCCCTGTTTGCCCTGGCGAACGCCGGCGTGACACTTGGCGCCGTGGGCCAGGCGCTTCGCACGCCGGTGACCTGGGGCGTCATCCTCGGCCTCTTCATCGGCAAGGTCGTCGGGATCTCGGTCTTCGCGTGGATCGGGACGCGGCTCAGGCTTGCGGCGCTACCCGCGGGCGTGACCTGGAGACACATGCGAGGCGCTGCCATGGTGGGCGGCATCGGCTTCACCATGTCGCTCTTCATCGCCGGGCTCGCGTACGACAGCGCGGACCTCAACGAAGACGCCAAGATCGGCATCCTCATCGCCTCGACACTGAGCGGCGTCGCTGGCTACCTCATGCTGCGACGCCAGCGGGCGTAG